A stretch of DNA from Gottschalkia acidurici 9a:
ATAATCCAGCTAGTGGAGGATTTCCTTGTCTTAAAATAATACTTTTCGCTTCACTAGTGTCCCTCAACATTCTTTCTACAACTTTTATATCTGTTGAAGGATTTAGTTTATCTATTAATTTTTTTCCTAAATTACTTGTACAATAGTTTTTTACTCTATCTTTAAGTTCAAAATATCCTAATTTATCCATCGTATTTAAATTCATTTGAATACCTCCTTATAATAAAAGGAGAAGATTTAATAACCATCTATGAACTTAATTTAATTTGTAAGATATGAATTAAAATAAATGGTTATCTGATATTTAATTGTAAAAACAAAAAAACTGTGGCAGAAAATCCCACAGTTAGTCCTTAAAACCATACAATTGTAGTGTATAGTTAGTTTTTAGTATTTTAGCTTTAAATATAAGGACTATAAAGTTATTAAATCTTCTCTTATAAAAGACTGCACTTAAATAAGGGGTCTCTAATTTTTCCCCTAAATATAATGCAATATTTTATTTTGATTAAAAAGATTTAATAAACACTCATAAGCTGCTCCTTATATAACCATTAATTTTAATATAGTTTTATGATATTTCAACTACACTAGTTTGTCAAGTGGAAAACTAATATCAGAGTTTAAATAAATAAGAGAGTTATAAACTCTTAAGAGTTTATAACTCTTTTTAAGAAAACTATATGGTATTTATTCTTATTTAGAATAATTTATAATGAAGTCATCTCCCCATGGAAAATTGCCATAGTCAATATTTATATAGGGAGTTTTATTTACTGTCTTTTTATCTATAAACACGTTAACTCCTTCTACATCGAACATTTCATCATTCTCTGTAGGCTCATCCTGAACCCAATCAAAGGCAACCCCCATTCAAGATTTTCTTGATACATAAAACCTTACATTTTGTCCTGACAGTT
This window harbors:
- a CDS encoding iron-sulfur cluster biosynthesis family protein, whose translation is MGVAFDWVQDEPTENDEMFDVEGVNVFIDKKTVNKTPYINIDYGNFPWGDDFIINYSK